The genomic window TGACGTAATAAACGGCTGTTTGACGTAACAAACGGTATAATTAAGGCATTGCGTTTGAAGTATAAAAATCGTTAATACTAAAATAAAAACACTTCAAAGTCAATATATTACACACAACAACTCATTTCTGCACAAACTATATGCTAGAACTGGAAATTTTGAAGATGTATCAGAGAGCAACTCTTAATTTATTTTTGTATATCTTTAAGTGATGAGAAATTTAAAGTATCTTTTTGCTTATACAGTACCACTTTCGGCGTTCATCTCATTTGAATCCATGGGGCTAGGAACCTACACTTCCGTTATTTACGCTTTCATAATACTCCCTTTTCTCGACCTCATTACTGGAAAAGGATCTGAAAATATATCCAAAGAAAAAGCGAATAACAAAAAAACAAGCTGGGTTTTTGATGTGATGTTGTATTTAAATCTACCCATTGTTTTTGGTCTTTTGTGGCTTGTTTTTTCAAAAATTCAAACACAAGAATACGCCGTTTATGAACTCATTGGATTGGGCCTCTCCGCAGGAATTTTATTGGCAACCAACGCCATTAATGTGGCGCACGAACTAGGACACAGAACACCTTACTTTGAGCGATTTATGGGAAAACTCCTATACATGCCCTGCTTGTATATGCATTTTTATATAGAGCACAACTTTGGTCATCATCTGAATGTGGCGACTCCAAACGACGGCGCTACAGCAAAATACAACCAGACCGTATTTTCGTTTTGGGTCACCTCTGTGACAAAGCAATACGTAGATGCTTGGAACTGTCAAATAAAACTTTTAAAAACTCAAAATCGCCCATTCTTATCTGTGAAAAATGACATGCTTTGGTATCATTTGATTCAACCCACCTATATATTTGGAGTGTTCTATATCTTTTCATTTGATGCGATGCTATTTGCCATCGCTGTTGGAGTGGTGTCTTTTCTGTTTTTAGAGAGCATCAATTATATTGAGCATTACGGATTGAGACGCTTTAAAACGCCTTCTGGACGGTACGAACGCGTGCAACCGCAGCATTCATGGAATTCTAACTTTAAAATTGGAAGAATTGTGTTGTATGAATTGACAAGGCATAGCGACCACCACTTTAAGTCCTCCAAAAAATACCAACTGCTAAACAGTTATGACCAAAGTCCAACTTTACCGCTGGGCTACCCCGCTTCTATTCTCTTAAGTTTTATCCCACCACTTTGGTTTAAAATCATGAATCCACGAGTACCAGAAGAAATGAAGAAGAACTAAAGGTTGTGAATTGAACTATCTATTCTGAAGAGAATAATTCATAAATAAATTCTTTTTTAAAATTACATGAAACATATTTAGACCTGTCTTAATCTATTGATTTTGTCAAGTTCCTCAACTGTTTACGGGACTTAGTTTAAAAAAACTTCTTTGATACGTCGATCATCTTTGTTTTGTCTAAACTTTAAAACAGCCCCTTTAGATTTTGTGTAAATTGAGAGCACTTTATCGATGCGATGTATTGAGAGTCGTAATTTTTTAACGCGAGATTCGTAGGACAAATTGGGTTCAAAAAAAGTTAAAATTGACGGAAAATCGACAGCAGTTGGGTGTTCCTTAAGTAGGAGTTCTAAAACACTAAAGTCTTCTGAACTTAGTTCTTTACGGATATTGTTGGATCTCTTTACGATGATACTATAGTTGCTTTTGGGCTGTATTTTTAAATACACAAAAAAGAGGGCAATCATCAAAAACAGTGATAGAAGTATATACAATCCATATTGAATATCTTTTTGGTACAGTTGATATTCATTTGTAGAGGAACCTAACAACTCTAAAGGCGTCATAAAAACAAAGCGATACGATTGAGAATTGTGTTTCAATTTCGAAATCATAAAAAGATTGGTAGATGGATTGAAATCAATACGGTCAATACTCTCAAAAAGAATTGGATTGACATCCATAAATTTTTTAATGACATTGTTTTTAATATCAAACAAAAACACCTCCCCACGACATATCGCAAGGGTTCCACTATTGTAAGAAACTTTTAGGGTAGACGGTAGAAATAGATTACTAGAGTTGTCAGAAAAATCAAAATCAGCTTTGCCCAAGTAGGTCCAAAAATGAGTGTTTAAATCTAATTTCCAAACATCCTTCAAAACATTATAACTCAACTCAAGTTGCTCATTAACCCGTTTGTTGGTTCCTCCGGCAACATACAGAAAAGAATCCTCCAATTGCCCGAATATACGTTGTCTCGGAGCAGGAATTTTTGAGTCTGGATGGTAAAAAAATTCACTCCATTCCTGATTTAATTCATTAAAAAAAGTGAGATTGGGATTAGTCATAAACAAACCATAACCTCCAAAGGAATGTATTTTATTATCAAACGTAAAATCAAAAGATTTAAACTTATTTCGATGTTCAAAAGACTTATCCAAACGCTCAAAAGCATTGTCTTTGAACCGATACAGAACCCCACCCCCTTTTGTTACTAAAATTGTTTCGTTGGGGCGATGAATCGCATCGAAATCAAAATGTGGCCAATCCATTTTATGAGCCCATGTGTCGTAAGATTTTCCGTTTTTGGTAACAAACACAGAATCAGAATCAACGGTATAAAAGAATTCTTTTGAGTGGAAACTAAAAAATGATCCGCTCGGTAACTCTGAATAAGAGGGACTTACAAATGACAAGAAAAAAGCGATTACTAAAGGCATCATAAATACAGGATATATAGTGTAATGTACTAAAAATTCATGAAAATACTGCTTAACTCAATTAGATTTACAAACTAAATTTAAAAACTTTTGATATGAAGAAAATTATTATTTTACTTATGCTGCCATTACTACTCATAGGATGCGGAGATGACGATGGAGATGGAAACAACAACAGCACTGCCTTTGACCCCAATGAACCAATGATAGGGGCATGGCAACAAATTTCTGAAGAGAGGTACTTCTTTGAAGATGGATCGAATAATGTAAGAGCTTGTTTAGGTGAATTAGATCCAGAACTTCCGAGCAAAATTTTTGCGTATTCGAATGGAAAGTTGGATATGTACTTTTATGAATGCATTGGAGGAACTAATGAATTTGATCCAGTACGATCGGAAGAATTATTGTCTTTGGGTGGAAATTGGGAACAAATTGGATCTCAAGGAAATTATTTGTTTTTTGACCCAGCAGACGAAGAACCTAATGAAGAAATTGTTTACTTTGAATTTAGCAGTGATAAATCGCAATTTACGCATGATACTGGTGAAGTTATACAAATTTGGGAACGACAGTAGTTATTGTTGTATTTTTTTAGTATTAAAACCTCGCAATATTGTGAGGTTTTTTTATGCATACTGGGCTGATTCACACACTAAAGCAAGCTTCATTCGTTGCTGAAAACAAAATTAGATTCAACTTAATCAAAAAATGTGTATTGCTATTTAATTTTGAGCACTCCTTGATCACTCTCCATAAAGGCATTACTCTGCTGTAATACAGATTCCATACCACCCATGTCTTCTCCTAAAAGCGTATGACTAAAAGCCTGTGCTCTATTGAGCATGCGTATATAAACAGCGGCTTCTTGATCTCTGCTCAGCCGCCTCAAACCGCCTAAATAGTCCTCTCGATAGACCGTAGGTATAATTATTTTCGTTTGTGCTGCGCAGGCCAATTCTGCATTCATCATCACGCGAGCCAGTCTGCCGTTACCATCTAAAAACGGATGCACTTCACTGATGACAAACATCATATAGACCGCTTTCGCAAAAGGATGCGTTAGCGCCTGATAATAATCAAAACTTTTATGAAGCGTACCAACAACCAATTCCATGTCTACAAATGATGTATTACCAGCACGATTGTTCTTGTCTTTAAACTTTCCTGGTTTCTTATCGTCTCTAGCACTTAATAAAGTTTGATGTCTGTATTTTAGAATGTCAATGAACTCTTCTTTTGAACTTGGAACAATTTTCATTTCTCTAGGGTTGGAAACCAATTGATAGGTTCCTAAAACATCATGCGAATCTTCATTTCTGGCTGGCAAGGGTTGTTGCGTTGCAATAACCTGTTTTGCTTCTTCAATTTCAAAAACAGTACCCTCAATATAATTTGAGAAATAACTTTCATAAAACGCAAAATTACGATACGCTCCAGTAGTGCTGTTTTGCTCCTCTAAATTCTTGAATTCTTGTTGTTGTAATTCTCTAAACAAGTATTCAAATAACGCTATTCGATTTGAATCATAGGGTTGCCCATAAGCTCTTGCAGTTGCAACAGGAGACTTTAATATGTCAGATGGTTTGGTCGTTAGTAATGCACTAATTAGTTGGTTGAGTTTTTTAAATTCCTTTTGCATTCCAATTTCTTCTGAAATCGTTCTTGCTCTATCTCTTACTTTATTCAATTCATCTTCTCCATTAACACGTATAATCTGTTCTAATTTTTCTTCTATTTGAGGAAATGGAAGTGTTTTAGAATCTGACCCAGGTCGTTTTGAGGTTTGTAAATTTTCAAGTAATGCACGCTCTCTTTGAGAAACCATCAAACTTCCTGAAAATAAGTGATCCCCTTCAATAGCAGTCCAACCCTCTATAAAACGAATCGTTACGCCGGGAAGCTTTACTTTTTTTGTGTATTTGTAGGTTACAAATAATTGCCCTGTAGCCGTTGGTTTAAACTCAAATGCAGATCGATGACTTAATATAGATCCTGGATATTGATTTCCGAGAATGGAGAAAATGTTTCGCTGAATAATGTTTTCTGAGGTATCTTCAAAATTAGAAGTATAAATTTTTGAAGCGAGTTTTCTAATCTTACCCTCTTTTTTTAACTTAGATATCTGTCTTGAAATATTTGAATCGCTAGATCCGTAAATGATTTCTTGGAGATG from Formosa sp. Hel1_33_131 includes these protein-coding regions:
- a CDS encoding alkane 1-monooxygenase, with the translated sequence MRNLKYLFAYTVPLSAFISFESMGLGTYTSVIYAFIILPFLDLITGKGSENISKEKANNKKTSWVFDVMLYLNLPIVFGLLWLVFSKIQTQEYAVYELIGLGLSAGILLATNAINVAHELGHRTPYFERFMGKLLYMPCLYMHFYIEHNFGHHLNVATPNDGATAKYNQTVFSFWVTSVTKQYVDAWNCQIKLLKTQNRPFLSVKNDMLWYHLIQPTYIFGVFYIFSFDAMLFAIAVGVVSFLFLESINYIEHYGLRRFKTPSGRYERVQPQHSWNSNFKIGRIVLYELTRHSDHHFKSSKKYQLLNSYDQSPTLPLGYPASILLSFIPPLWFKIMNPRVPEEMKKN
- a CDS encoding Fic family protein; the encoded protein is MEKNSQIHLQEIIYGSSDSNISRQISKLKKEGKIRKLASKIYTSNFEDTSENIIQRNIFSILGNQYPGSILSHRSAFEFKPTATGQLFVTYKYTKKVKLPGVTIRFIEGWTAIEGDHLFSGSLMVSQRERALLENLQTSKRPGSDSKTLPFPQIEEKLEQIIRVNGEDELNKVRDRARTISEEIGMQKEFKKLNQLISALLTTKPSDILKSPVATARAYGQPYDSNRIALFEYLFRELQQQEFKNLEEQNSTTGAYRNFAFYESYFSNYIEGTVFEIEEAKQVIATQQPLPARNEDSHDVLGTYQLVSNPREMKIVPSSKEEFIDILKYRHQTLLSARDDKKPGKFKDKNNRAGNTSFVDMELVVGTLHKSFDYYQALTHPFAKAVYMMFVISEVHPFLDGNGRLARVMMNAELACAAQTKIIIPTVYREDYLGGLRRLSRDQEAAVYIRMLNRAQAFSHTLLGEDMGGMESVLQQSNAFMESDQGVLKIK